The Streptomyces spororaveus genome includes a region encoding these proteins:
- a CDS encoding IS110 family transposase: MELEVRHGVGGIDPHKHSATLAVVDSHGHLVDVVSVPVTTAGINDLLEFLTDTELVIDRIGVEGSAALGQPVAVALSAAGYDVREVQPNRTAERRRRRRRAKTDIEDAEAIARETLADPQLPPAGKHAAPEAAWEELTAVHDWRKSLILQRVRQLTEAEAVLVSLPLSLRSQLPSTSRVLPQLEMLETSAGQWDGLAAVDQVRLDRLQAALDDIRQLTCRIKALDKRIPPLLERLGCTLTELCGIGAVTAMDLLVEVGDPGRFTTEAQFARWCGSAPIALSSGEGHGPVRRHRLDVGGNRNVNSILHIVHVTQVRCHEPARSYVARKIAENKTKREARRAHKRQLANVIIRHMWRDDARRRTWPSPLPATG, encoded by the coding sequence GTGGAGTTGGAAGTACGGCATGGTGTGGGCGGGATAGACCCCCACAAGCACAGCGCAACGTTGGCGGTCGTCGACAGCCACGGGCACCTGGTCGATGTGGTCTCCGTCCCGGTGACCACGGCGGGGATCAACGACCTTTTGGAGTTCCTTACCGACACTGAGCTGGTCATCGATCGCATCGGTGTCGAGGGATCTGCCGCGCTGGGCCAACCAGTGGCCGTGGCACTCTCCGCGGCTGGATACGACGTGCGCGAGGTGCAGCCGAACCGTACGGCCGAACGCCGTAGGCGCCGACGCCGCGCGAAAACCGACATCGAGGACGCCGAGGCGATCGCGCGCGAGACCCTGGCCGATCCCCAGTTGCCGCCCGCCGGGAAGCACGCGGCCCCCGAGGCGGCCTGGGAAGAGCTCACTGCAGTGCATGACTGGCGCAAGTCACTGATCTTGCAGCGCGTGCGGCAGCTTACTGAAGCAGAAGCGGTCCTGGTCTCGCTCCCCCTGAGCCTGCGGTCGCAGCTTCCCTCAACCAGCCGGGTTCTGCCACAGCTCGAAATGCTCGAGACTTCCGCCGGCCAGTGGGACGGGCTGGCCGCCGTTGACCAGGTGCGGCTGGATCGTCTGCAGGCGGCCCTGGACGACATCCGCCAGCTGACCTGCAGGATCAAGGCCCTGGACAAGAGGATCCCGCCCCTGCTGGAGCGGCTCGGCTGTACTCTCACCGAGCTCTGCGGCATAGGAGCAGTCACCGCTATGGACCTGCTGGTCGAGGTCGGAGATCCCGGCCGGTTCACCACCGAGGCGCAGTTCGCCCGCTGGTGCGGGTCGGCCCCCATCGCTCTTTCGTCCGGAGAGGGCCACGGGCCGGTGCGGCGGCATCGCCTCGACGTGGGCGGCAACCGGAACGTGAACTCGATTCTTCACATCGTGCACGTCACGCAGGTCAGATGCCACGAGCCGGCACGTTCCTACGTCGCGAGGAAGATCGCGGAGAACAAGACGAAACGCGAAGCCCGCCGAGCCCACAAGCGTCAGCTCGCCAACGTCATCATCCGCCACATGTGGAGAGACGACGCTCGCCGCCGCACCTGGCCAAGCCCTCTCCCCGCAACCGGTTGA
- a CDS encoding SpoIIE family protein phosphatase, whose product MSEIPGFGERQGPLDMSRAATAVLDGAGRVGGWSPAAAELLGYGASEVLGRKFADLVTDAAAPEFSPGMRHVIRLRHRDGHSERAAVVVLALSLGGEKPDGDGGSSLSGVVGTRPARLLAMAEAGETEQWNALQSMLRGLATRSPIGLAIYDTRLRVVWTNAALYEEMGPADYAGFGPDDMVTHGVIVSPGMPDTLEEVIGEVLTTGQPVIELYYRGRPPSTPDRDRIWSCSYYRLEDPAGSPLGVCEETVDITERYLAQQRLDLLVRAGRSVGTTLDTRRTAREFAAVTTPWFADAVTVDLLETVLHSDRSRPGAVPEIRMVRLWPHEEPPAVSTITADDCPATVRPVHEPGLLTVPLRTEGTDLGIVSFVWEHRTDPLDEGELAVASELVARLSVCIDNARRYAREHAAALVLQRSLLPRLLPQLSAVELAYRYLPADSRAGVGGDWFDVIPLSGTRVGLVVGDVVGHGLSAAATMGRLRTSVRVLARMDLAPDELLARLDDLVTQGGNERAAVRIEGEELPEDEALGVTCLYAVYDPVSGTCTMARAGHPLPAVVDPDDGTVTFPELPSAPPLGLGGLPFESAELAIPPGGLLALFTDGLVQGRDRDVDEQLAALSAVLSHSTGTLDDLCDEVVGTLLPGPAEDDAALLLVRTRLLGQQQVAVWELTADRQAAGRARAGASDQVRAWGLDDLVFTTELVVSELVTNAIRYAGAGPIQLRLIRDKTLICEVSDSGHTSPHMRHAAGDDEGGRGLFIVAQITQQWGTRYTATGKIIWAEQAMPSVRRPTAFPS is encoded by the coding sequence GTGAGCGAGATTCCCGGTTTCGGTGAACGGCAGGGCCCCCTCGATATGTCCCGGGCGGCCACGGCCGTGCTCGACGGCGCGGGCCGGGTGGGCGGCTGGAGCCCGGCGGCCGCGGAGCTGCTCGGGTACGGGGCGTCCGAGGTTCTCGGCCGGAAGTTCGCCGACCTCGTGACCGACGCCGCGGCGCCGGAATTCTCGCCAGGCATGCGGCACGTGATCCGGCTGCGTCACCGGGACGGGCACAGCGAGCGGGCGGCGGTGGTCGTCCTCGCCCTGTCGCTCGGTGGCGAGAAGCCGGACGGTGACGGCGGCAGTAGTCTCAGCGGTGTCGTCGGGACGCGACCGGCGCGCCTGCTCGCCATGGCCGAGGCCGGCGAGACCGAGCAGTGGAACGCCCTGCAGTCGATGCTGCGTGGGCTGGCCACCCGGTCGCCCATCGGCCTGGCCATCTACGACACCCGGCTCCGCGTGGTGTGGACGAACGCCGCTCTCTACGAGGAGATGGGGCCCGCCGACTACGCCGGCTTCGGCCCGGACGACATGGTCACGCACGGCGTGATCGTCTCCCCCGGCATGCCCGACACGCTGGAGGAGGTCATCGGCGAGGTGCTCACGACCGGTCAGCCCGTGATCGAGCTGTACTACCGGGGCCGCCCACCATCCACGCCAGACCGCGACCGGATCTGGTCATGCTCATACTACCGGCTGGAGGACCCGGCAGGATCACCGCTGGGCGTATGCGAGGAGACGGTCGACATCACCGAGCGCTACCTCGCCCAACAGCGCCTAGACCTCCTGGTCCGGGCCGGCCGGAGTGTGGGTACGACGCTTGACACGAGGCGCACGGCCCGCGAGTTCGCCGCCGTGACGACCCCGTGGTTCGCCGATGCAGTCACGGTAGACCTGTTGGAGACGGTCCTCCACAGCGACCGGTCACGCCCCGGTGCCGTGCCCGAAATCCGGATGGTGCGGCTATGGCCCCACGAGGAGCCCCCAGCCGTCTCCACCATCACCGCCGATGACTGCCCGGCCACGGTACGGCCCGTTCATGAACCGGGCCTGCTGACCGTACCGCTCCGCACCGAAGGAACCGACCTCGGCATCGTGTCCTTCGTCTGGGAACACCGCACCGACCCTCTCGATGAGGGGGAATTGGCCGTGGCCAGCGAACTCGTCGCGCGGTTGTCAGTCTGCATAGACAATGCCCGCCGGTATGCCCGCGAGCACGCCGCCGCCCTCGTGCTGCAGCGCAGCCTGCTGCCTAGGCTGCTTCCGCAGCTGTCCGCGGTGGAGCTCGCGTACCGCTATCTGCCTGCCGACAGCCGCGCGGGTGTGGGCGGCGACTGGTTCGACGTGATCCCCCTGTCCGGAACCCGGGTGGGACTGGTCGTGGGGGACGTGGTCGGGCACGGTCTGAGCGCCGCCGCCACCATGGGCCGGCTGCGCACCAGCGTGCGAGTGCTGGCCCGGATGGACCTCGCCCCCGATGAACTCCTCGCCCGCCTCGACGACCTCGTCACCCAGGGCGGCAACGAACGGGCCGCGGTGCGCATCGAGGGCGAGGAACTCCCGGAAGACGAGGCCCTCGGGGTCACCTGCCTCTACGCCGTGTACGACCCGGTGTCCGGAACGTGCACGATGGCGCGGGCCGGGCACCCGCTGCCTGCCGTCGTCGACCCGGACGATGGCACGGTGACCTTTCCCGAGCTGCCGTCGGCTCCGCCGCTGGGGCTGGGCGGCCTGCCCTTCGAGTCTGCGGAACTGGCCATTCCACCAGGCGGTCTGCTCGCCCTGTTCACCGACGGCCTCGTGCAAGGTCGTGACCGCGATGTCGACGAGCAACTTGCTGCCCTGAGTGCGGTCCTGAGCCACTCGACGGGGACCCTGGACGACCTGTGTGACGAGGTGGTCGGGACTCTGCTGCCCGGCCCGGCAGAAGATGACGCGGCGCTGCTCTTGGTCCGCACCCGTCTCCTCGGCCAGCAACAGGTAGCCGTCTGGGAGCTGACCGCAGACCGTCAGGCCGCCGGCCGGGCCCGGGCTGGGGCATCTGACCAGGTCCGCGCCTGGGGACTCGACGACCTGGTCTTCACGACCGAACTCGTGGTCAGCGAACTGGTCACTAACGCCATTCGCTATGCCGGGGCCGGCCCCATCCAGCTGCGTCTCATCCGCGACAAGACACTCATCTGCGAGGTGTCCGACAGCGGCCACACTTCCCCGCACATGCGGCACGCCGCCGGTGACGACGAGGGCGGCCGGGGCCTGTTCATCGTGGCGCAAATAACCCAACAGTGGGGCACCCGCTACACGGCCACGGGAAAAATCATCTGGGCCGAGCAGGCGATGCCTTCGGTGAGGCGGCCGACTGCCTTCCCCTCGTAG